The following DNA comes from Candidatus Atribacteria bacterium ADurb.Bin276.
GGGAATAAATTTTTGAAGGTTCACTCCATCATAAGAAATGAGATTTTCATAAATATAAGTTAACACCTCACCACTGGCATTATCATAGGCATATCCAGGGTCGAGCGTATCTGGTTCACCAATATGGAGATACACATAAGTATCGGGATTTTTTATTTCGGCAAAGGCAACCGAAATTCCTAATACAAAAACCAATAACCATGTCAAAACCAAAATCTTTTTCAATTTTTATGCCTCCTTATTATAAAATTTTTACTAGCCTTGGATTATTCGTTATTCCGGGAATTCTTCCCCTTTTGGCAACCCTTTGGCCAGCTACTTCTTTAATATCCATGGTCATATCAATTGGAGAATGCCCACTGATATAGCTCCCGACACCGAAAATATCAGCATGATCATGGAACAGGCGTATTTTTTCAGGAGTTATACCACCTGAAACCACTATTTTTACTCCAGGATATCCAGCTTGATTTAATCTTTCACGAACTTCCTTTACCAGGGATAGGGTAACCCCTCCCCTCTCCTCGGGGGTATCGAGACGGATCCCCTCCAGTTTTTGATCCAGGATTAGAGCTAAACGAAGTGATTCTTCGGCTTCGTCCTTGAAGGTGTCGACTAAAATGATCCGAGGAAATTCGCTGGGTATACTTTCATCAAAGGCTTTGGCTGATAATACCGTATCCCCACAAATGAGGATCGCTGCATGGGGAATGGTCCCCCCGGGAGTTTTTCCGGCAAGTTTTGCTCCTAGAATGCAGGCAGCACTATCAGCTCCTCCAATCAGAGCTGACCTTTCCATAACCGGTGCTACCGAGGGATGAACGTGTCGAGCTCCAAAACAGAGAACCGTCTTTTTTCCAGCTGCTTCTTTGCATTCCCGAGCAGCGGTTGCCCACCCAGCACTATGGGCAAGTATTCCGAGTAAAGGGGTTTCGAAAACGCCAAATTCTGAATAGGGACCTTTTATTCTCAAAACCACCTCCCTTGAATCGAAGGAATCACCTTCCTGTAAGCTCCATAATTCTATCTGACTATGGGACAGAAGTGAGAGAACTTCCGGCAAACCACAAAAAATCCCCGGATGCCGCGCAAAAATTTCTGCGACTACCGGGGTTTGATCGAGCTGAAGATGGCGAAGAATTTGTTGAGCGCTGACAAAATAAATGTCAGTCGTATATCCCTGCATTATCTCATCATGGGTTGCAGATAGAAATAGCCGTTTTGAATCAGGATGATAATGAATCACTTCCTGTAGATCATTAACCCATTGTTTTTGTGACACCTTGTCTTCCACCTCTTCTCAGGTCAGAAGAAAGGCAAAAATTAATGATACTACCATGAAAGCCACGGCAAAAAAAATGGTTAACTTTCCCAAAACCGGCAGGTTTTTAAACTTACTACTCCGATCGGCACGGGTCATTCCTCCAAAAATACCCCCTCCCATGCCGGCTTTACGAGGTTGAAAAATAACCACCAAAATTAAACCAACCGAAATAAAAATCTGAATAATCATCCAAGCTTGCATATCGACTCTCCTCTATTGGGAAGCCCTTAAGCTTTCTAATATAATTTTATTGAACTTGGTTGGATCTAAGCTAGCTCCGCCCACCAATGACCCATCAATATCCGGGTCTTTCATGAAATCAAAGACGTTCTCTGGTGTTACACTTCCACCGTATAAAATCCGAATCTGTTCAGCAGTTTTTTCACCAAATTTTTTGGTTAATTGTTGTCGAACGTAATAAATAACTTGATGAGCATCCTGGGGTGTGGCAGCTTTTCCAGTTCCAATAGCCCAGACTGGTTCATAAGCAACCACCAACGATAAAGCTTCTTCTTTGGTAAGGTTGGCTATTCCATGTGATAGATGGTCAAAAACAATTGCTTCGGTCTGACCTGCTTCTCTTTCCTCTAAGGTTTCCCCAACACAAAGGATGGGGTTAAGCCCAAAGTGAATTGCTGCTTTGACTTTTTTACCGATATCTTCAGAAGTTTCTCCAAAGATATGACGCCGTTCCGAATGGCCACAAATGACATACTGACAGTGTACCGCCAGAAGCATAGGGACAGAAACCTCTCCAGTGAAAGCCCCTTTGGTTTCCCAGTGACAGTTTTGAGCTGCTAATTTTACACCGGTGTGAGCTAATTTTTGGGAAAGAGGATAGAGAGAAACAAAAGGTGGACAGAGAATAACCTCAATATCTGAAGTATTTGGGGATAAACCAAGAAGAGCCTCGGTAAATTCCGAGGCTTCTTCTGCAGTTTTATTCATTTTCCAGTTACCGGCTGCAATCGGGAGTCGTGACATATTGGCACTCCTTATTTCATAACCCAATTAGTTAAATCAACGATTCGGCAAGAATAGCCCCATTCGTTATCATACCAAGCACAAACTTTTACCAGATTACCACCGATAACCAAGGTGGATAATGCATCAATTGTTGCCGAGTTTGAGCAATGGAGAAAATCTATTGAAACCAGTGGGAGATCGGTATATCCCAAGTAATCTTTGAGGTCTCCACTTTCCGAGGCTTTTTTAAAAGCAGCATTGACTTCTTCAGCCGTGGTTGGTTTTTCAACAGTTGCTACGAGATCGACAATTGAAACATCCGGAGTGGGAACTCGGACGGCGAAGCCATTTAATTTTCCTTTTAAATCAGGAATTACTTCACCCAAAGCTTTTGCTGCACCGGTTGTCGTTGGTATCATTGACATTCCAGCGGCACGAGCTCTCCGAAGGTCCTTGTGAGGAAAGTCGAGTATGACCTGATCATTGGTATAAGCATGAATGGTAGTCATAAGACCACTGAGGATTTTAAAGTTATCGTTGATGATTTTGGCGACTGGAGCTAAACAGTTGGTGGTGCATGATGCATTAGAAATGATATTATGCTTATCTTTTTGATAATCTTTATGATTGACTCCCATAGCAATGGTAATATCAGGTTCTTTGGCTGGTGCAGAAATGATTACTTTTTTTGCTCCTGCATTGATATGGTTGGAAGCGCCAGCTCGATCGGTGAACTTTCCAGTCGATTCTATGACCAGCTCAACACCTAAGTCTTTCCAAGGAAGCTGAGAGGGATCTCTTTGGGCAAATACTTTGATGGGCTTTCCATCAACTACGATGGTATCGTCAGTAGCTGATACTTCGTTAGGTATCTGACCATGAACTGAATCATATTTTAAAAGATGTGCTAAAACTTTGGTGTTGGTCAGGTCGTTCACTGCAACAACATCAAACCCGCCCACTTCAAGCATCCTTCTGAATACTAAACGTCCAATCCTACCAAATCCATTAATTCCAACCTTCACTTCGAATACCTCCCTTATATGAAAATAGATAATCATTATCACTAATTAGGTTTCTATTATACAACATCGAAAATTCTCGTCAAATACTATCCATTGGAACTCAACATTAATTGCCAGATACCAAAAACTGCTTCCTTTCCCGTATTGCCGATTTACCCAGGAAGAAAATTATCGATGGATATCAGCAGAAAAAACGAAGAAAGGCGTGCTTGAATTGAAGCACGCCTTTGGAGATCAAATTATTGCTATTTCAGTGTCCGATTTGAATAGATGCATCTTTGAAGTGTCAACAGCAACCTTGAGGTCATCGCCAACACCAGTTCGAGTTTGCATATCAAGAACTGCCACCAAAGTATGGGGTCCAGTGGTGAGATAAATGATTTGTTCTGAACCTAAAGGTTCAACAACATCAACGGTAGTAGCAATAGTCGCTCCAGTTGTTGCCGATTCTTTGCTCACTTCACTATCAAAAAGATCTTGGGGTCGAATTCCTAGGGTTAATTCCTGGTTAACGTGAGGAAGCAGATTTTCTTTAAATTCAGCAGGAATGGTGAGTTTGAAAGATTGACCGTCGAGATAGAGATCGTCCCCTTCTTTTTTCAATACAACATCGATGAAGTTCATTGAGGGAGTTCCAATAAAACCGGCAACGAACTTATTGACTGGCTTGTTGTATAATTCAAGGGGACTTCCTACTTGCTGGACTAACCCATCACGCAT
Coding sequences within:
- the gap1 gene encoding Glyceraldehyde-3-phosphate dehydrogenase 1, yielding MKVGINGFGRIGRLVFRRMLEVGGFDVVAVNDLTNTKVLAHLLKYDSVHGQIPNEVSATDDTIVVDGKPIKVFAQRDPSQLPWKDLGVELVIESTGKFTDRAGASNHINAGAKKVIISAPAKEPDITIAMGVNHKDYQKDKHNIISNASCTTNCLAPVAKIINDNFKILSGLMTTIHAYTNDQVILDFPHKDLRRARAAGMSMIPTTTGAAKALGEVIPDLKGKLNGFAVRVPTPDVSIVDLVATVEKPTTAEEVNAAFKKASESGDLKDYLGYTDLPLVSIDFLHCSNSATIDALSTLVIGGNLVKVCAWYDNEWGYSCRIVDLTNWVMK
- the pncB1 gene encoding Nicotinate phosphoribosyltransferase pncB1, whose protein sequence is MSQKQWVNDLQEVIHYHPDSKRLFLSATHDEIMQGYTTDIYFVSAQQILRHLQLDQTPVVAEIFARHPGIFCGLPEVLSLLSHSQIELWSLQEGDSFDSREVVLRIKGPYSEFGVFETPLLGILAHSAGWATAARECKEAAGKKTVLCFGARHVHPSVAPVMERSALIGGADSAACILGAKLAGKTPGGTIPHAAILICGDTVLSAKAFDESIPSEFPRIILVDTFKDEAEESLRLALILDQKLEGIRLDTPEERGGVTLSLVKEVRERLNQAGYPGVKIVVSGGITPEKIRLFHDHADIFGVGSYISGHSPIDMTMDIKEVAGQRVAKRGRIPGITNNPRLVKIL
- a CDS encoding preprotein translocase subunit SecG, with amino-acid sequence MQAWMIIQIFISVGLILVVIFQPRKAGMGGGIFGGMTRADRSSKFKNLPVLGKLTIFFAVAFMVVSLIFAFLLT
- the tpiA gene encoding Triosephosphate isomerase, which codes for MSRLPIAAGNWKMNKTAEEASEFTEALLGLSPNTSDIEVILCPPFVSLYPLSQKLAHTGVKLAAQNCHWETKGAFTGEVSVPMLLAVHCQYVICGHSERRHIFGETSEDIGKKVKAAIHFGLNPILCVGETLEEREAGQTEAIVFDHLSHGIANLTKEEALSLVVAYEPVWAIGTGKAATPQDAHQVIYYVRQQLTKKFGEKTAEQIRILYGGSVTPENVFDFMKDPDIDGSLVGGASLDPTKFNKIILESLRASQ